The segment CATAATCTTCTCTGCTCAATTCAGAATCATAGTTATTGGGATCAAATTTGACCGTATCTTTGCCATTAGGCACATAAACACCGCCAAAGCGCTGTTGGAGAAACTGAGTATCTATTGTGATTGCATCTGCACGAGATACTAAATTTTCTATCCACTTGAGGTAAAGCGGATGGTCAGGAAATCTCAATTCACCATCTTTTTTAAAGATATCTCTACATAATTGTTTCAAAGTTGGACGATACTTCCATTCATCACCACCATACCAACTTAGTTCCCAGTCATCCATATCTAAAATTAAGGGACGACCACTGCTAAATTTTTTAATTAGAGATATACCAAAACTGGTAGGTTTAGGTTTAACGGCATAAATAATATCTCCGTCCAGTTGCTTTAACAATTTTGCCGATGAAATTAAAAACTCAGGATAATTTTTCCCTGGAATAGAAATAACAGACAGATGAGAGGGAGGAATAGCATAAAGTTCCTTCCCGAATAAAAATCCGACAGTTTCTACTTGATAATTCAACTTTTCTAGAGCTTGTCCTAAGATAAATGCTCTGATAGCACCTCCCCCAGATAAGTCACTTACAACTAAGGAAACCTTTGTTTTCATTATCTATTACTTGCTGGCTTGAAATTAGTTAGGATAATTTAGCTAGGATCA is part of the Nodularia sp. LEGE 06071 genome and harbors:
- a CDS encoding glycosyltransferase family 4 protein, with protein sequence MKTKVSLVVSDLSGGGAIRAFILGQALEKLNYQVETVGFLFGKELYAIPPSHLSVISIPGKNYPEFLISSAKLLKQLDGDIIYAVKPKPTSFGISLIKKFSSGRPLILDMDDWELSWYGGDEWKYRPTLKQLCRDIFKKDGELRFPDHPLYLKWIENLVSRADAITIDTQFLQQRFGGVYVPNGKDTVKFDPNNYDSELSREDYGLSQFRVLMFPGAPRPHKGVEDVLIALEQLNQPDLRLVIVGGSPYDNYDDQLIEKWGRWIIKLPKCPIEVMPNILAAAHIVVVPQRDTLTARAQFPLKLSDGMAMAKPVLSTKVGDIPEILGETGYLVQPSCPEQIAQEIELIFQNLELANERGKRARDRCVEKYSIEAMASTLKSVISQL